The nucleotide window TCTCCTTCTTAATCTGCTCGGCTTGGGTATACACATCCAGTCCCGCCACCTCGGCCTCTCCTTCTGTGGGGATCAACAAGCCCGTCAGCATGCGCATAGCTGTGGTTTTTCCTGCACCATTGGCCCCCAAAAAACCGAAAATCTCACCGCGCCCCACCTCGAACGAAATATGGTCTACTGCCGTAAAATCACCGAACATACGGGTAAGGTTATCTGCTTTTATCATCGGATCACTCATGAGACACCTCCTGCTCCATCAACCTGATAAAAGTATCTTCAATATCGGGCGCTATTTTTCTTATTTCGGGATATTCAATTCCATTGACTTCCAAATAGGATTTCAATTTATCTGGTACAAAATCAGAACGCTGATCGGTATAGTGCACGTATTCCCCAAAAGGCTGCACCGATTCCGCAAATTCATACGTCCTGAGCACCTGAATTAGCTTGTATTTATCTTTGGATTTTATCGCCCATAAGGGTTCATCAAATTGATCTGTGATCCTAACAGGCGTATCTATAGATAAAATTTTTCCTTCCTGCATCAGGGCAATGCGATCGCACTGCTCGGCCTCATCCATATAAGGAGTAGAAACCAAAATAGTAATGCCTTCATCTTTCAATCGATGAAGCATCTGCCAGAATTCCTTACGCGAAACCGCATCCACACCTGTAGTTGGCTCATCCAGAAAAAGCACTTCCGGTTTATGGATAAGTGCACAGCTAAGCGCCAGCTTCTGCTTCATCCCCCCAGACAAGGCCCCGGCCATACGATCCTTAAAGGGTTCAAGTTGACTATATATTGGCTTTACCAGCTCATAATTTTCTTCGATATTTGTTCCAAAAACAGAAGCAAAAAATGAGAGGTTTTCTTCCACCGAAAGATCCTGATAGAGCGAAAAACGCCCGGGCATGTACCCTACTTTGGGACGAATCTGTTTATAATCATCGACAGCATTCAATCCCAAAACAGATGCTTTACCTGCGTCAGGTTTAAGCAATGTCGTTAAGATCCTGAAAATAGTTGTTTTTCCAGCACCATCGGGGCCAATCAACCCAAATAATTCTCCGTCATTAACTTCAAAGGAGATCCCTCTCACGGCTTCTACTTTGCCGTAGGTTTTGGTCATATGTTCAACTTCGATTGGTTTCATAACTTGGTTATTTGTTATTAGTCATTCGGGATTGCCCAAATAACCATCAACTAATTTCGCGTTTGAAAGTTTACCTCTCCGGGCATTCCAATTTTCAATATTCCATCCGGGTTCGGCACCTTTACCTTAACTGCATACACCTGCGTGACACGCTCTTCCTTGGTCTGAATCATCTTGGGCGTAAACTCAGCATCCGATGCAATCCAGCTTATTCGTCCGCCCATCGCCTGATTTTCCTCAGCATTTTTATCCACCAATACTTCCACACTCTGACCTAACGTTACAGAAGGCAATTGTGCCCCACTGATATAAATCCGTAATTCCAGTGTATCCAGGCTCGCAATCTGGTACAGTGGTTGCCCATTTTGAACCAGCTCGTACGGTTCCACAAAGGTAGTCAGCACTTTGCCATTAATTGGGTTAATAATCTGAGTGTCTGCAATCTTATCCTCGAGCTGAGCAATTTGTGCCTGGATCGCATTTATTTCTGCACGTACCGACTGCTTTTGTGTTTGCAGTGCGTTAATCTGTTTTTTGATGGTACGAACCCGGGCCTGGGCGTCATCTAATTGCTTCTGCGTAGCCGCACCATCTTTATGAAGTACCTTGATCCGATTCAAATCATTTTGCGCTGTTTCCAATTCACTTTTTTGTACCTCCACCTGTGCATTGATATTGTCAATCCGAGCATCGATAGATTCCAACCGAGCGTCCAATTCATCTCTTTGTAACACCAACCTTGTGGTATCCACCAGCCCAACGTGCTGGTCCGCTTTCAGATCATCCCCTTCTTCAACGTTAAAGCGTAACAGCTTGCCCCCTATTTCTGTAGAAATGGTGGTCTTTGTTGCCTCAAACTGTCCATAGGCATCAGATTTACCATTATTATTGCATCCCGAAATGATAATTTGTAATAAAGTGAATACAATTAATGCCAAAGGTAACTTTTGCATGAACCGTATCGGGCTTGGGGAGCTGTTTATAAAAATTGTCCGAGCTTCCATTTTTGAAATAGATTTCGTTAAAAACGTTATCATTCTAATTTCCTCTTGCCACATTTGTTAAAGTTCTCTGGTTTACTGGTTTGGGACTTCCATAATCGCCAAGTATTGTAATCTGATCAATAGTATTACCTTCTAATACATCTGCTAAAAACCTGCTCACAAGCAATGACCGAGTATAATCAGTGTGATTATAGATTACCTCGCTGCAGTCAACAACATGGATTTTGCTATCTACTTTCGGAATCTCTTCCAATTCAGATAAGCCTGCATATCCAAGAGCCTGTTCCCATTCAATAAGGCGAAAACAATATTTTAGAATACTATCATTGCGGTTATAGAAGGCGTAAAAACTTTCTATCTTTTCTAAGAGTTGAGATGGGATACCTTTGTTTAACAAGAGGTCTTTCGAGATAGCAGCCCCAAAAGAAAACACATTCCTTATTTTTATTGGGGCTTCCCTTTTTAGAGTTTTATATCCTACCATCGCTGCCAAACTATGACCCATAATATCGATGGTACAATTCGCATTTGTCAGCCTTATTAACCAATTCCGGATCCTTTGGGCAG belongs to Fodinibius sp. Rm-B-1B1-1 and includes:
- a CDS encoding ABC transporter ATP-binding protein, which gives rise to MKPIEVEHMTKTYGKVEAVRGISFEVNDGELFGLIGPDGAGKTTIFRILTTLLKPDAGKASVLGLNAVDDYKQIRPKVGYMPGRFSLYQDLSVEENLSFFASVFGTNIEENYELVKPIYSQLEPFKDRMAGALSGGMKQKLALSCALIHKPEVLFLDEPTTGVDAVSRKEFWQMLHRLKDEGITILVSTPYMDEAEQCDRIALMQEGKILSIDTPVRITDQFDEPLWAIKSKDKYKLIQVLRTYEFAESVQPFGEYVHYTDQRSDFVPDKLKSYLEVNGIEYPEIRKIAPDIEDTFIRLMEQEVSHE
- a CDS encoding HlyD family secretion protein, producing the protein MQKLPLALIVFTLLQIIISGCNNNGKSDAYGQFEATKTTISTEIGGKLLRFNVEEGDDLKADQHVGLVDTTRLVLQRDELDARLESIDARIDNINAQVEVQKSELETAQNDLNRIKVLHKDGAATQKQLDDAQARVRTIKKQINALQTQKQSVRAEINAIQAQIAQLEDKIADTQIINPINGKVLTTFVEPYELVQNGQPLYQIASLDTLELRIYISGAQLPSVTLGQSVEVLVDKNAEENQAMGGRISWIASDAEFTPKMIQTKEERVTQVYAVKVKVPNPDGILKIGMPGEVNFQTRN
- a CDS encoding DUF726 domain-containing protein encodes the protein MYLISSRKKITDGKRFSEEDRLRYIKGPNTQISVSKDIFLSEVVSQNVLLIVHGFNNPFRHVVQEYLRLKTRWSHLLENQYDYILGYTWPAGNSELDYFQAKKNTDKAAQRIRNWLIRLTNANCTIDIMGHSLAAMVGYKTLKREAPIKIRNVFSFGAAISKDLLLNKGIPSQLLEKIESFYAFYNRNDSILKYCFRLIEWEQALGYAGLSELEEIPKVDSKIHVVDCSEVIYNHTDYTRSLLVSRFLADVLEGNTIDQITILGDYGSPKPVNQRTLTNVARGN